DNA from Terriglobus tenax:
TGTTACACCCACCGAACGCAGGGCGATGATCTGGTCGAGGTCCTTATCGAGGTCAAGCGGATAGCCTGCGTCCTTCATCTGCTGCAGATATGCGGCGCCACTCTTCGCATCCTGCATCATGGCTGTGCGCACCGCCGTACGGGCAATGGGTGCAACCTGGGCTACGGGAGCCACGTTCGCCACCACTGCAACCGGAGCAGGCAATGCCACGGGCGACGGAGATGCGATTGCCAGGGGCGACGGATCCGGCTCAGGTTGCGGCGTGGGCATGGGATCGGCTGCGGGCAGCGAAGCCGCCACGGACCGGCCGGTGGATGGAGCAGCCGCCGGTTCCGGCATGACCTGGGGCACGTCGATGCTCTCCGCCATCATAGGCGAAGGGATCGGCTTGACCTGCGCGCGCTGTTTCAGACCTTCCGCCATCTTCGGCGTAAGCATCAGGCAAACGACGACTGCACCTGCCACCGCCGCCTGCACACCACTCTTCATCCCTGTTTCCATTTGCCATCCCTCCCCGAGAATCTGTTTCACCCTGCCGAGCAGCGGTGTTTGTCCGTTGTTGAGTGCCACTGCCAGCCGCAGCCGCTGTGTCCGCTCTTCTTCCAGGCGCAGCAGCGCCTGTGCATAGATCACCGGATCGTCACACGTGCGTGCCGCCACGGCATCGCAGCAGATTTCGCGCAGATGACGCGTACGGTGGCTGAGCCACCACACTGCCGGATGAAAGAAGAGAAGGCTCTCAATGGCCGTCTGAAGCAGGTTGGTGATGTAATCCCACCGGCGGATATGCGCCAGCTCATGCGCAAGTACCGACTCGATCTCTTCCGGCGTCAGCTGCGTTGCGATGCTTGCAGGAAGGATGACGGCCGTGCGCCACACCCCCATGGCGAGCGGCGAGATGACTTCCCCGGAAAAACGCAGAGCGACGTTGCGGCCTGTGCGTAGCTGCTGGTTGATGCGCTGAAAGCTCTGCTGCAGTTCCGCCGGAACAATGCCGGTCGCGCGGCGGCGTACGGCTTCAAGCTGCCACCATCCACCGGCGGCTCGCAGCGCCAGCATCAACACTCCTATCAACCAGATACCATCGACCCAGGGCAGCAGGCGGTCGCTGTTCCAGGAGATCCATAATTCGCTTTGCTGCACGACCGGAGCGGCAACGGGAATCTCTTTCACGATGGCCTGGTGCAATGCACCGAGTTGCGATGCGGTAACGGTTTCCCCATCGTGCGAGACATGCACGACGAGCCGCGACTGATCGACATAAGTGACAATCGCCGCAAGCGGCATCAGAAGCACCGCGGTCAGTGCAATCAGGTAGCGCGCGTTTGCGCTGGCGCGCTGCGTCAATTGGTCGGCGATGCCGTAGAACATGGCGATGGCCGTTCCCTGCCAGCAGAAGTGCAGCAGGGTCCAGCCCAGCGCCACCATGGTTCCGTTATCAAGCACTCTCATGTGCGGTTCCTCCGCGTTGCTCAACGTTTATTTTTTGCGGCGCTTCAGAAGCTTGCGAATCTCATCCAGCTCTTCTTCACTGGCCTGTTCCATTTCGAGCGCGTGCAGGGCAAGCTGCGCGGCGCTGCCGGCGAAGAAGCGGTTACTCAGCTCCTGCATGAAGCGGCGCTGCGCGTCCTGCCGTTGAATCGCGGCGCGGTACACGTGTGCCCGCTCGCTCTCGTCGCGCTTGACCAGCCCCTTCTCGGTCATGATCTGCAGCAGCTTCAGCACGCCCGTGTAGACAACGGGACGCTGCGCGTTCACAGCTTCAAAGATCTCGCGCACCGTGGCCTGACCACGATCCCACAGGATCGTGAGCAGTTCAAGCTCGCCTTCGGTTGGTTTGGGATTTTCCAGGTTCGTCCTCATAGAAAGGACGTTATACGAATCAATTCGTACGTGTCAACGAAAAACTTCGTACGAAAGAAAAGTGCAACAGAAAGAGTGCACCCCGGGAAACAGAAGCAGAGGCCTGCTTCTGTTTCCCGCAGCTGCTAATCCACGCGCGTGATCAGGCACTTCAGGTAACGCGTCTCCGGCAGGGTGAGCACCTCGGGATGATCGGGAGCCGCGGCCCGGGTCTCCAGCAGGCGGACGCGCCGCTTTGCGTCGGCGGAGGCGGCTGTGACCGTGGCGATGAAGTCCTCAAGAGGCACATGATGCGAGCACGAGCAGGTAACCAGGATGCCGCCGGGCTTAAGCATGCGCAGGGCACGGAGGTTCAGTTCCTTGTAGCCGCGCATCGCGCCTTCCGCCGCGCGGCGTGTCTTCGCAAATGCGGGCGGGTCAAGCACGATGGTGTCAAAGCGTTCGTTGTTCGCGTCATACTCACGCAGCAGGGCAAAAGCATCGCCTTCAACCCAGTCCACGGGCCGCTTGAGCTGCGACGCGTTACGCTCCGCATTGCGATCGGCCACTTCAAGCGCGGCGCGACTCTGATCAACCGCTGTGACCTCGTCGCACACACGCGCAAGGTGCAGAGCGAAGCCCCCCTGGTAGGTGCATACGTCCAGCGCTCGCCCGCGGGCGTAGCTGGCCGCAGCGGCGTAGTTCAGACGCTGATCAAGGAAGGCTCCGGTCTTCTGACCGGAGTTAGCATCGTAGTGATACACAAGGCCATTCAGATCAAACTCGGTTGCGAGCTTCGGCTCTCCTTTGCTGAAGATGGCCTCCGCAGGAGCGGGTGCAAGCTGTTCGAGCTCGCGCACACGCGGATCGGGCCGCTCGACGATGGTGTTGATGCCCTCGACCGATCGGAGAGCCTCGACAACGGCATCGCGCACGTCAGACTGCGCTGTGCCCTGCGTCAGCAGTTGCAGCACGGCAAGGTCGTTGTAACGGTCCAGCACGATACCCGGCAGCTCATCCGCTTCACTGAAGATCAGGCGGCATGCCGCCTGTCCTTCGCGGCGTGCTACCGAGGCCTGGACACGTTCCCGCACGAGTGCAAGGTATCCGGTGCGGTCAAGCGCGGGATCGCTTGAGACCATGCGCAGAGTGATCTGCGAGGCGGCGCTGTAGATGGCCGCACCCAGCGGAATGCCGCGATTATCGGCCACGGCGACGATGGCTCCTGGCGCGAGCTGATCAGGGAGAGACTGCACGTCCGAGCTGTAGACCCAGACGTGGCCAGCACGCAGGCGATCTGCGGCGCGGCGGGAGATGGCGACAAACGGTTGCTGCTTCACCCCTTAATCGTCGCACACAGGAATAGAATCAAGCAGCACCTATGGCGCAGGACAAAACCATCTATACCTCTCTCACCGGCTTTGGTTTGCTGAGCAGTCCCCTCTTAAATAAAGGCACCGCGTTTACTGAGCGGGAGCGCGACGAGTTCTTTCTGCATGGCCTGCTGCCTCCGCAGATCGGTACGCTGGACGGCCAGGTAGAGCGCCGCATCAAGGCGTTCCGCGCGCTGGGCAGCAACCTGGAAAAGTACGTGTTCATGCGCGACCTGCAGGACCACAGCGAGACGATTTTCTATGCGCTGGTCTCGCGCTACATCGAAGAGATGTTGCCAGTCGTCTACACCCCTACCGTGGGCGAAGGCTGCCAGCGGTTCAGCGAGCACTATCACACACCGCGCGGTGTGTACCTGAGCTATCCGAACAAGGACCGCATCGCACAGATTCTGTCGCACCCGCGCTATGACCACATTCGCTGCATCGTGGTCTCGGACGGGGAACGCATTCTTGGCCTGGGCGACCAGGGCGCGGGCGGCATGGGCATTCCCATCGGCAAGCTTGCTCTCTATACGGCGCTGGCCGGTATTCAACCCATGTGGTGCCTGCCGGTGTTTCTGGATGTAGGCACCGACAACCAGGAACGTCTGGACAATCCGCTGTACATTGGCTGGCGCAACGGCCGTATTCGCGGACCGGAGTACGACGAGTTTGTCGACGAGTTTGTGAAGGCCGTGCGCCGCCGCTGGCCGCACGTGCTGCTGCAGTGGGAAGACTTTGCCGGAAACAACGCAGGCCGCCTGCTGGAGCGTTATCGCTCGAAGGTGTGCAGCTTCAACGACGATATCCAGGGCACGGCCGCTGTATCGACGGCGACCATTCTTGCCAGCGCTTCCATCACTGGAATTCCGTTGCGCGACCAGCGCATTGCCATCTTCGGATTTGGCTCCGCGGGTACAGGCATTGCGCAGTTGCTGGTGAAAGCAATGCAGGACCAGGGACTGAGCGAAGCCGAGGCTCGCGCACGCTTCTTCCCCATCGACATTGGCGGCCTGGTGCTGGAAGATACTCCAAACCTGCGTGAAGACCAGAAGGCGTTTGCGCAATCGCGCGCCGGCATTGCACATTGGCGGCTTACCGACCCCAGCTTTATCGGCCTGGAAGATGTTGTCCACAATGCGAAGCCAACGGTGCTGATCGGTGTTTCGGGGCAACCCGGTGTCTTCAACGAAACCATTGTGCGTGAGATGGCAACGCATGTAGCGCGGCCGGCGATCTTCCCGCTGTCGAACCCGACATCCCGCGCGGAAGCTACGCCGCACGATCTGCTGCACTGGACCGATGGCCGCGCTGTGATTGGCACCGGAAGTCCGTGGGGCACCATTGAGTTCAACGGTGCGCCCTATCGCGTGGCACAGACCAACAACTCGTATATCTTCCCCGGGCTGGCGCTGGGCATTCTTCTGTCGCGTGCGAAGCAGGTAAGCGACGGCATGATCATGGCCTCTGCCAAGGCTCTTGCCTCCCTGACCCAGCCCGATGCCCTGCTGCCGGAGATGAGCAGTATTCGCGAGGTCTCCCTCACGATTGCACGCGCCGTAGCCATGCAGGCGGAGCAGGAAGGGCTGGCGCGTGTCTCCGGCCAGGCCTTTGAAGATGCGCTGGTGAAAGATGTATGGGAGCCGGAGTACGTGCCTTATAGGAGGCGCAAATAACTACCGTTGACGCAATTGTTATAGGAGCCGGAGCCGCCGGCATGATGGCCGCCATGGAAGCCGGCAAGCGCGGCCGCCGTGTACTGGTGCTGGACCATTCGCCGCGCATCGGACGCAAGATCCTGATCAGCGGCGGTGGTCGCTGTAACTTCACCAACGTAGGTGCGCGCGCGGAGAACTATCTCTCCGCCAACCCCCACTTCGCGAAGTCCGCATTGGCACGCTACACGCCGAAGGACTTCATCGCGCTGGTGGAGAAGCATGGCATTGCGTATCACGAGAAGACGCTGGGACAGTTGTTCTGCGATGGATCGGCGCAGCAGATTGTGACCATGCTGGAACGCGAAGCCGCCGAGGCCAATGTAACCGTACAGGCAAACACCGGCGTGCACGAGATTGTGCACAGCGATGGCTTTACGGTGCGGACCACTCGCGGCGATTTTCGCGCGCCCGCGCTGGTAATTGCCTGCGGCGGCCTGTCGATTCCGAAGATTGGCGCAACCGGATTCGGTTATGACGTGGCTCGCCAGTTTGGCTTGCGTGTACGTGACCTTCGTCCGGCACTGGTGCCGCTGGTATTCAACCCGGAGAACACGAAGCAATGGTGCGACCTGAGCGGACTTTCCACCGAGGTGATTGCGTATGCGGGCAAACGCAGCTTCCGCGAGAAGCTGCTGATTACGCATCGCGGCATCAGCGGCCCGGCGGTACTGCAGATCAGCAGCTACTGGCAGCCCGGCACGGCGCTGCGGTTCGATCTTTCTCCAGGAGCCAAGGTGCTGGATGCACTGCTGGCTTCTCCGTATGACCGTGACAGCAC
Protein-coding regions in this window:
- a CDS encoding M56 family metallopeptidase — translated: MRVLDNGTMVALGWTLLHFCWQGTAIAMFYGIADQLTQRASANARYLIALTAVLLMPLAAIVTYVDQSRLVVHVSHDGETVTASQLGALHQAIVKEIPVAAPVVQQSELWISWNSDRLLPWVDGIWLIGVLMLALRAAGGWWQLEAVRRRATGIVPAELQQSFQRINQQLRTGRNVALRFSGEVISPLAMGVWRTAVILPASIATQLTPEEIESVLAHELAHIRRWDYITNLLQTAIESLLFFHPAVWWLSHRTRHLREICCDAVAARTCDDPVIYAQALLRLEEERTQRLRLAVALNNGQTPLLGRVKQILGEGWQMETGMKSGVQAAVAGAVVVCLMLTPKMAEGLKQRAQVKPIPSPMMAESIDVPQVMPEPAAAPSTGRSVAASLPAADPMPTPQPEPDPSPLAIASPSPVALPAPVAVVANVAPVAQVAPIARTAVRTAMMQDAKSGAAYLQQMKDAGYPLDLDKDLDQIIALRSVGVTPEYAKTMSQAGYGTPTPKDLISLKSVGVTPEYAKSMAQAGYGTPSMHDLVGLKSVGVTPDYAKSIAQLGIGTPSLHDLVGLRSVGVTPEYVASLKNSGIAPASLHEVISEKSMGITSDYARQIAALGYGTPTVHDLVSLKSMGITPEYAAGLKSSGIPVQNLHELVSIKSVGVTPEYAKNMAAAGFTNLSTHDLVSLKAMGLTPEYTRWVKQTFPDADAHAVRQAVTFHIDEAFIAKAKAHGFTSTSLDKLVKLKIAGLLED
- a CDS encoding BlaI/MecI/CopY family transcriptional regulator; the protein is MRTNLENPKPTEGELELLTILWDRGQATVREIFEAVNAQRPVVYTGVLKLLQIMTEKGLVKRDESERAHVYRAAIQRQDAQRRFMQELSNRFFAGSAAQLALHALEMEQASEEELDEIRKLLKRRKK
- a CDS encoding class I SAM-dependent rRNA methyltransferase — protein: MKQQPFVAISRRAADRLRAGHVWVYSSDVQSLPDQLAPGAIVAVADNRGIPLGAAIYSAASQITLRMVSSDPALDRTGYLALVRERVQASVARREGQAACRLIFSEADELPGIVLDRYNDLAVLQLLTQGTAQSDVRDAVVEALRSVEGINTIVERPDPRVRELEQLAPAPAEAIFSKGEPKLATEFDLNGLVYHYDANSGQKTGAFLDQRLNYAAAASYARGRALDVCTYQGGFALHLARVCDEVTAVDQSRAALEVADRNAERNASQLKRPVDWVEGDAFALLREYDANNERFDTIVLDPPAFAKTRRAAEGAMRGYKELNLRALRMLKPGGILVTCSCSHHVPLEDFIATVTAASADAKRRVRLLETRAAAPDHPEVLTLPETRYLKCLITRVD
- a CDS encoding NAD-dependent malic enzyme gives rise to the protein MAQDKTIYTSLTGFGLLSSPLLNKGTAFTERERDEFFLHGLLPPQIGTLDGQVERRIKAFRALGSNLEKYVFMRDLQDHSETIFYALVSRYIEEMLPVVYTPTVGEGCQRFSEHYHTPRGVYLSYPNKDRIAQILSHPRYDHIRCIVVSDGERILGLGDQGAGGMGIPIGKLALYTALAGIQPMWCLPVFLDVGTDNQERLDNPLYIGWRNGRIRGPEYDEFVDEFVKAVRRRWPHVLLQWEDFAGNNAGRLLERYRSKVCSFNDDIQGTAAVSTATILASASITGIPLRDQRIAIFGFGSAGTGIAQLLVKAMQDQGLSEAEARARFFPIDIGGLVLEDTPNLREDQKAFAQSRAGIAHWRLTDPSFIGLEDVVHNAKPTVLIGVSGQPGVFNETIVREMATHVARPAIFPLSNPTSRAEATPHDLLHWTDGRAVIGTGSPWGTIEFNGAPYRVAQTNNSYIFPGLALGILLSRAKQVSDGMIMASAKALASLTQPDALLPEMSSIREVSLTIARAVAMQAEQEGLARVSGQAFEDALVKDVWEPEYVPYRRRK
- a CDS encoding BaiN/RdsA family NAD(P)/FAD-dependent oxidoreductase: MGAGAAGMMAAMEAGKRGRRVLVLDHSPRIGRKILISGGGRCNFTNVGARAENYLSANPHFAKSALARYTPKDFIALVEKHGIAYHEKTLGQLFCDGSAQQIVTMLEREAAEANVTVQANTGVHEIVHSDGFTVRTTRGDFRAPALVIACGGLSIPKIGATGFGYDVARQFGLRVRDLRPALVPLVFNPENTKQWCDLSGLSTEVIAYAGKRSFREKLLITHRGISGPAVLQISSYWQPGTALRFDLSPGAKVLDALLASPYDRDSTALRQMMYAALPQRFADRWMRLFPQTKWTNAALEASENALHQWGITPAGTEGYEKAEVTAGGVDTDDLDAKTLQARNVPGLFFIGEVVDVTGWLGGYNFQWAWASGAAAGRAL